In Drosophila busckii strain San Diego stock center, stock number 13000-0081.31 chromosome 3R, ASM1175060v1, whole genome shotgun sequence, the sequence GGCACATCCGGGCGTAGTGGACTACTAACCACTCGCTAATGCCAATAAGTGCAATAAATACCAAAGCAATGCATAAGTGTGACACATAAATAGTATACCAATTTATGATAAGACCGAATTCGGCctaaaaattcaattggctGAAATAATTTCAGAGTTACGCTAtcactgaaaataaatattagggCTTGCTGGACTTTGGAATATTATTCACAAATGCGTTCGCTCATCAATTGGCATAATTGCTTTTCATTAATCTCAACATGTGAGCTAAGGCGTGTGGCGTCGTTTCTAACTTATCTAGGCATTGCCCGAAGTCAGGTAGCAGTGATACTAGATTCATGACTAAAGAGTTTTATATTCAGCAAATTACCCAAGGGCGTGTGAGCTGCAGTGATAAGCAAAACGATGTTCACGACTGGGAACAGGTCTGGGAAGTACCAGTCGAACGTTAATTAATTACTGATAACGTAAACCTTCTTCGCTGAACGCAATTCAGCGTCATAAGTTTGGTATTTGTGGTAAAACGCTCCACTCCGAGCACGCGAATCAAATTCGATCATCAATAAATCTGGAATTACACATTTGCCGATAAGAGGgtttacattttatgtaaaatacCTAAGCATAAGTGAAAGACTGATTCACATTGTATGATACTAGCGCCAAGTGAAGCCAATGATTCATGAGCTAGCAATGCGACAGTCGTAAtgttactaaaaaaaaagttaacttTAGCAATAAAAACGGCTTATATAATATAGAACACATGTGAAGCGCTTGGAGGATCTGTCTAACAGCTGTGGAGCGACTCTCGCCAAATTTGGCGCTCTTGATATTCAACTGATAAGCACTTGCAAATTCCCATTGGTTCGCCGTAGTTCTTATCAGACGATTGCGCTATCCGTCTTGataattttgctataaatacgGCTCACATTTgcgagcagctgcaaatgtaaAATTGCCTTTAAGCAAAGTAGAAGCAATAATAACGGCCATCAAAAGGTGCCCAAGTGAAATCCCATGCCAAAGATAAAGGGAATACTATTTACAAAGTGTTATCGGCACACCAAAGTCAAAGCGAAGAGTTAAGAGAGAACTTTTCAAACTCAAAACTCTTCACAAATCACAAAAACCCAATTCAAATCACTCGCGGGAACTAACGCGTCAAAATTTCGTATACAACCAGCTTGAATACGTGCGGTACgtgccagagccagagcgagGAGTTCATCATGCTCATatcatacaaatacatatactcGGTTATACTGACCACCATTGCCAGCATAATGGTCGTGCTCAGCTCAGCTACGCACAATGCCGCACTGCTGCCAGTGCGTAAATGCAGCGGACCCGGACACAGCATGGCGCTCAATTTAGCCGCCTACGGTTTATTGGAGAATCGCATTACCACCTTGGATTCGCCGCAGCAGACGCACTGGAGCAAAAAATTCTTGGCCAAGCGAGAGGCTACACCACACTCGGCGCCCTATGTTGTCAGCATACAAATGATGACGCCAGATCAGGGACTGGTGCACTATTGCGCAGGCACTGTCATCAACGAGCACTGGATACTCACAGCAGCCCACTGCCTCAGCTCCCCGCAATCGGTAGCGAACTCGGTCATTGTCGCCGGCAGCCACGACATACACAATCGACGCGGCGAGGCGGCCAATCTGCAGCTGCGCCACATTGATTACTATGTGCGCCACGAGCTCTACTTGGGAGGCGTCAATCCATACGACATTGCGCTCATTTACACAAAGAAGCCGCTGGTCTTTGACGAGTATGTGCAGGCCGCTGCGCTGCCAGAGCAGGATGCTCATCCGGAGGGCTATGGCACGCTATATGGCTGGGGCAACGTTTCAATGACTGCCGTACCCGATTATCCACACAAGCTGCAGTTGGCCAACATGCCCATTTTGGACATGTCGTTGTGCG encodes:
- the LOC108602868 gene encoding transmembrane protease serine 9; its protein translation is MLISYKYIYSVILTTIASIMVVLSSATHNAALLPVRKCSGPGHSMALNLAAYGLLENRITTLDSPQQTHWSKKFLAKREATPHSAPYVVSIQMMTPDQGLVHYCAGTVINEHWILTAAHCLSSPQSVANSVIVAGSHDIHNRRGEAANLQLRHIDYYVRHELYLGGVNPYDIALIYTKKPLVFDEYVQAAALPEQDAHPEGYGTLYGWGNVSMTAVPDYPHKLQLANMPILDMSLCEEILARSGLQLHETNLCTGPLTGGVSICTADSGGPLIQECCEPELEQSRIIIGIVSWGRLPCGQKNAPSVFVRVSAFTDWINQIITTATQIM